One Amaranthus tricolor cultivar Red isolate AtriRed21 chromosome 10, ASM2621246v1, whole genome shotgun sequence genomic window carries:
- the LOC130826335 gene encoding UPF0329 protein ECU05_1680/ECU11_0050: protein MGVCASNNREKYASWEKDPRIFIHKLKLLQQEINGILKQREEESQVYEQELMVFAFREAEWKRERKKLREEVKKLQKKLEEKEEKIRVMEEEFGNGLMVKKSEKIESNDGSSSSIGVSSNNTICLMERMREERARRDEAIEKWKMLYLAIKHELDDLIKRTHEGTLYWKAEDENLMEELQKEVQAKDEIIKVLKAQIASMEDQDYTRKREIDILRQSLRIMSSNKGTNSSIHVKSAFTKSLSKLAFVN, encoded by the exons ATGGGAGTATGTGCAAGCAATAACAGAGAAAAATATGCATCATGGGAGAAAGATCCAAGGATATTTATACATAAACTCAAGCTTTTACAACAGGAAATCAATGGAATTCTCAAGCAAAGAGAGGAAGAAAGCCAAGTTTATGAACAAGAACTTATGGTTTTTGCATTTAGGGAAGCAGAATGGAAGAGGGAAAGGAAGAAATTAAGGGAAGAAGtcaaaaaattgcaaaaaaaattggaggaaaaagaagagaagattAGAGTAATGGAAGAAGAGTTTGGAAATGGTTTAATGGTTAAGAAAAGTGAGAAAATAGAGTCAAATGAtggtagtagtagtagtattgGAGTTAGTAGTAATAATACAATATGTTTGATGGAGAGAATGAGGGAAGAAAGAGCTAGAAGAGATGAAGCTATTGAGAAATGGAAAATGTTGTATCTTGCTATTAAACATGAATTGGATGATCTTATTAAGAGGACCCATGAAG GGACACTTTACTGGAAAGCAGAAGATGAAAATTTGATGGAGGAGCTACAAAAAGAAGTACAAGCCAAAGATGAAATAATTAAAGTGCTAAAAGCACAGATAGCTTCAATGGAGGATCAAGATTATACAAGGAAAAGAGAAATTGATATTCTGAGACAAAGCTTGAGGATAATGAGCAGCAATAAGGGAACTAATTCTTCTATACATGTTAAGAGTGCTTTTACTAAGAGTCTCTCTAAGCTTGCATTTGTGAACTAA